The segment GATCATGAGACGGAACCCCGCACATGTGCCCCGACCCAATTCCCGAGGGCAGGCAAGAATGATCGTGCTAGGGCTTTGCGACGGTCAACGGACTGTCAGGCAGGTTGAAGAAGCCGTGCTGCGCGAACACCCCGGCTTGTTCCCTTCCGTGGAAGAAACAGCGCGGTTTGTCGCCCAGGTGCTGGGCAAGGACACGGAATGACGGTGGACTTTCAGGTGGCGGACGCCCGCCCGCAAATGCCACTTGACGCCACCTTGTTTCACCAGTGGGTTATCCCAGACGGGACTTTGTGGACGGACTTCTACCGCATCGGGGGAGCCTACCTGCTGCGTTTCCCCGAACTGGCGGATTTCCAGCTGAGCCAAGATGGCAGACAGATCCAAGTGTGGCCGGTGCAGGGAGTCTCCGACGCGACCATTCAGCATCTTTATCTGAATCAGGTCTTGCCCCTGGCGCTCAGCAGACAGGGGAAGCTGGTTTTGCACGGCAGCGCGGTCGAAATCAGCGGCGAGGGCATCGCATTTATCGGCGAGTCAGGCCGAGGCAAGTCCACGCTGGCGGCAAGCTTTGCAACCGACGGGTTCCGCTTCCTGACGGATGACGGGCTGCTGGTAGAGCCGTGCGACGGTGGGTTTCAGATTATGCCGAGCCATCCTTCGATCCGCTTATGGGAAGACAGTGAGGAAGCCTTGGTCGGCAAGGATGGTGCGCGGAAAGCGCCCCCGGTGCAGTTCACGTCGAAGGCGCGTTTTCTTGCGGGCGATGAGATCGCCTTTTGTGGGCATCCCCGGCGCCTGCGCCGGGTGTATTTTCTCGGCGAGGGTGTCCAGCAGGAAGCCGTGTTCGAGGGTATCACTGGGCGCGAAGCTCTGATGGAACTGGTGAAGCATTCTTTCTTGCTCGAAATTGAGGCACACGAACCGCTTGCCGCCCATTTCGATGAATTGTCCTGCCTGGCTGGGCAACCAATTTTTTACCGCCTGGATTATCCCCGACGCTTTGAAGACCTGTCGCGGGTCAGGCAGGCCATCGTGAAACACGCGTTTAAAGGTGAACCGGCATGAATTTGACTGACAGGGTGGCGATTCCGGCGCAAGTGATGGCGCGACAGGTGGGCAATGAAACGGTGATCCTGGATCTCGCCAGCGGAACTTATTTTGGGCTGGACACGGTCGGGGCACGTATCTGGATATTGCTGTCCGAAGGAAAAACCATCGGCGAAATCTGCCGAACCATGCTCGACGAGTACGAGGTCGAGCCTGCCCCCTTGGAGAAAGACGTATTCAGCTTGTTGCAAACGCTCGAAAGCCAGGGGCTGGTCAAGATTGAAGAGGCATGAGTGTATCCAGCAAGGTTTGAAGTTTTTTTTCTTGTCTCGCTCGTATTGAATTTAAGCAGCTTGCACTTTCCCGCACCATTGACGCGTATGATCGCTATGTTTCACGCGCTGCGACGCGTGATCGGCGCGCTTCGGCGCAGGCGCGCGCGATAGTCTGATCCCGAAGCACCGGGTCAAGTTGACCCAGCCTGGGTGACGGCGCGGTGTGGACCTACCCGGCTCCGGCGCTTGTCATAATGCCGTCATCCAGCTTGAACACCCGATCAGCCAGCGCCAGGCTCGCCGGCCGGTGGGTTATCAAAAGCACCGTCCTCTGTCGCAGCACATCCACGCATCCCTGCAGGAACTCGCGCTCCCCCTCTGGATCGAACATGGCGGTAGCTTCGTCGAGTATTAGAACCGGCGGATCTTTCAACAGCGCCCGAGCCAATGCCAACCGCTGCTGTTGCCCTCCGGACAGCCGCACGCCGCGATCGCCAATCGGCGTCTGGTAGCCCTGCGGCAATTGCATGATGAAGTCATGCGCGCGGGCCGACCGTGCTGCTGCCTCGACCTCATCCTGTGTGGGCTCAGGCCGCCCATATGCAATGTTGTCGCGGACGCTGGCGTTGAACAGCAACACGTGCTGAGGCACAACCCCTATCTGGCTGCGCAGGCTACGCAAGGAAACCGTGGCAATATCGACGCCGTCGATGAAGATGCTTCCCCTGGAAGGCTCATGCAATCGCATAAGCAAATGCGCCACCGTGCTCTTTCCTGCGCCGTTGGGACCTATGATGGCTATTGTCTCGCCTGCGGCGATGGATAGATCGAGGCACTTCAATGCGGGCTCACGCCCCGGGTAAGCGAACGTGACACCACGGAATTCGATGTTACCGTCTATTGTTCCCATCCGCTTGTCCGCATGCCAGTTCGGCTCAGGCTCTTCGGCCAAGGCTGTTGCGAGCCGGCTCAGCGCTCCGCGCGCGTGCTGGGTCCGTCCATAGACGTCTGCGAGCCCGGCCATGGGTCGCGCCATGACCTGGGCGTAGAGGAGAAAACTCACCAATTGAGGCACAGTGAGAGCCCCATGGCCAATTTGCCCCTGGGCCAACCAAAGCATAAGAACGACCCCGGCCGCCGCCACAAGCTGAACTCCCGGCCCCAATGCGGCATGGATAGCGCGCTCCTTGGCGCTCAAGCTGACGACCCGCTCGATCTGGCTCCGATAACGCTGCGATTCCTGCTGTTCGCGCGTGAAGGTCTTGATGGCGGGAAGCATGCTGAGGTTTTCCTCAGCAATGGCGATGGCAATGGCGTGCTCCTCCTGAAGTTGGCGCGCCAATGGCCGCATGCGTCGTCCGAAAACTTTAAGCAGTAAATAGAGCAATGGGATCATGATTGCAGCGGACATCGCGAGAAGAGAATCGATTCGGAACATTAAAGCCAATGCCCCGCTGACGGTGAAGAAGAGCGGCAAAGCAGCAAGTGCTGTGCCGCTGATGTAATCGCTCACGACGTGCACATCATGGGTGAGTAACGCGAGCGTATCGCCGTGACGCCTTCGGTGGGAGAAAGCAAGCGGCAAGGCCTGAAGATGGTCGTAAACTCGGATCTTCAAGTCCGCCAGTATTCGTGTGGTAGTCCCGCCAAGCAGGTATATATTGCTGAATTTTAAAACAGACTGAACCGCGAACAGCGCCAATGCACCTAGAAAGAGTACCTGAATATTGATCGTGCTGCTGCCTGCCCGTTCTTGAAGAAACGTTTCAGCGAGCCTGCCACCGAGCCAGGGCATAACCAACAAAGCAGCGCTTTCGCATAGCATCAATATCAGGCCAACGGCCAACGCCAGGCGATAAGGTGCCGCTAATGTCAGCAGCATGTTTGTCTCATTAATTTTCGACAATCTGTTCATAGTTCCACAAAGGGATCGATCGATGTGATCTGCTGGAGCGAGCACCAATAGTCAGGCTGCATCATCAATCGCGGTAGATTTTCTTACGATTTTGCGGGGCCACAGCCGCATATAGCAGTCACCTGTTCGGGGTGTGTAAGTACTTTAAAAACCCGGCCATGGCCCGGCGCATGTAGAGCCAAGGCAGCCACGATGAGTTTGCCTGGCGATATTTTTGCCGCATATGGGTTGCCGGCGGGAAGAGGAGTTCGGTCAGGAAACCGGACCTGTTTCGCACGCCTCTCGCGGCCTGGAAGTCCATCCATATTCGGCTCACCCTGGATCCGCTAAGATAGCCCGAAGCGGCTTCTCTCGGTCCAGGACGGGAAAGCGCGCCAGACACGGCTTCGGGTATAGTGGTATGAAAACGGGCTCGGGTCGCCTCAATGCCGTCCAGGCAGGTCGCCCGCAATCCTTTACACTCGGCAAGTTCAACAAACTCATTGCGTTGCGACGGCGACAGCATCGAGAACAGAAGCTGAATATCGTAGAACCAGATCAGTCGATCGCCGCCATAATATTCCACGCCATCGACATAATACAAAGCGTGTTTATGGACCGCTCGATGCATACAGGCGAGCACGAGCGCGTGCACTGGATCAGCTGCGAGGGCATTCGCGCTTAAGTTCGGCAGTTGCCGGGCGTCGGAGCGCAATTCTTCATACGAGAACAGATTTGACAGAAGTGTGGAATTGGTGATCCGCCAATGCACATCGAGGGTGTGTTCCTGACTGGAGACGGGGTCTGTCCAGCTGTAGCTCGTCTGACCGCTGATGACTTCCGCTCTTGTTCCCAGTTCACGAAACCCCAGAGTTTCTAATGCCTTGGCTACCCGGTCCCGCGTGCCCGACGGCACAATGAGGTCCGTGTCACCTCTTATACGCAGGAAAGGCGCCGGATAGACCTCGTAGGCTAAGGCGGTGCCTTTGAACAGAATTGGATGGATGCCAATGGCCACTAGCCGCTCCAGTACTTGATTCAGCAGGTACTGGTGGCGCATCTCCCACAATGCTTGAGCAGTGGCCTGCTGACGACAAGTAGCCAGGACAACTTCCGGCCAACCCAGGTCAACGCGTTCGCGATCTACAATATGATGATGAAGCAGCGCCTGGACACCGTGATAAGCACTCCGCTCGAGGAAGCGGTCCACGAACTCATCGTTGCCGTGCTCCGGCCAAGGCGGGTTTTCGCCACGCAAGCTGGCGCAAAGCAGCTCATCAATTTCCTGCATGACTAAAGCTCCGTTGCCGTTCGCAGCCCAAATCAGGCTGGTGGCACCTGCTGCACAATAGCGGGTTCTCCAGGTCTGGCGCCCATTTCGGCGGCTCGACACTTTGTGCCTGAGCATCGGATTGGCCCAAAAACCGATGCCCACTCCTAGGTCCGATGCTTGTAGTCCAAGCATCGGCGCCCAGTTTTGGATCCGATGCGGTGCTTTCAGCGCCGCCCCCTAGCCAGGCTGCCGAGGATGCCGCGCACGATCGCCCGTCCAACCGACGTGCCGACCGAGCGAACCACCGATTTAATCGCCGCCTCCGCCACCGACTGGCGATTGGATGCTCGCGGCGCCGGCGCTCGCCTGCCGCCGGTGGGGCGGGGGGTGGGATCGTCATTGCCGAAGCCTGGAATGGTCCAGCGCGAGCCGCCGCTCTCCTGCTGCTGCGCCGCCGCGTCCAGCGCATCCTTGGCTTTTTTCTGCAGCATCTCGAAAGCCGATTCGCGATCGACGGTCTGATCGTACTGTCCCGCAACCGGGCTCTCGGCGATCAGCGTGCGGCGCTCGTCAGGCGTGATCGGGCCAAGGCGCGACGACGGCGGGCGAACCAGCGTCCGCTGGACCATGGACGGAACACCTTTGGCTTCCAGCGTCGAGACCAGCGCCTCGCCGGTGCCGAGCTGCGTGATTGCGGTCGCACAGTCGAAGTCGGGATTGGGCCTGAACGTCTCGGCGGCAGTCCTCACGGCCTTCTGTTCCCGCGGGGTGTAGGCGCGCAGGGCATGCTGCACCCGGTTGCCGAGCTGGGCCAGAACCGTTTCGGGGATATCCAGCGGATTCTGGGTGACGAAGTACACGCCGACGCCCTTCGAACGGATCAGGCGGACCACCTGTTCGACGCGGTCGATCAGCACCTTAGGCGCGTCGTCGAACAGAAGGTGCGCCTCGTCGAAGAAGAAGACCAGCTTTGGCTTGTCGGGATCGCCGACTTCGGGCAACTCCTCGAACAGTTCCGACATCAGCCACAACAGGAATGTCGCATAGAGCCGGGGATTCATCATCAGCTTGTCGGCGGCCAGCACGCTGATCGCGCCGCGCCCGTCGCGGGTGGTGCGCATGATGTCGGCGATCCGTAATGCCGGCTCGCCGAAGAAATTCGTCGCGCCCTGCTGCTCCAGAACCAGCAGCGTGCGCTGGATTGCGCCAACCGAAGGTTTCGTCACATTGCCGTAGCGAGCGCCGATTTCTTCGGCGCGTTCGGCGATGTTGGCAAGAAGCGCTTGCAGGTCCTTCAGGTCCAGCAGCAACAAGCCTTCCTCGTCGGCGATGCGGAAGGCGATGTTCATGATGCCTTCCTGCGCCTCGGACAGGTTCATCAGGCGCGACAGCAGCAGCGGCCCCATTTCCGAGACGGTGGCGCGGATCGGATGGCCCTGCTCGCCGAAAAGATCCCAGAAGATGACCGGAAATTCCTGGAAATCATAGGGATCGAGCTTGACCTGCTCGGCGCGCTTGACCAGAAAATCCTGTGCCGTGCCCATCATAGCGATACCGGACAGGTCGCCCTTGATGTCGGCGCAGAAGACCGGCACGCCGGCATTGGAGAAACCTTCGGCCAAAATCTGCAAGCTCACGGTCTTGCCGGTGCCGGTCGCGCCGGTGACCAGGCCATGACGATTGCCATACTGAAGCAGCAGGTTTTCGGCGCGCTGGTAGCTGTCATCAGGCTTTCGGCTGGCTCCGATGAAAATACTCTTGTCGTCAGCCATGTGTTCGGTCTCCGCAAACCTGAAGTGTTGAATACCCTGATCTATTGAAAGTAGCGGGGCTCGCCGCAGGTATAATGACGCCATTGCGCAGCGACAATGGCCATGGTCGAAATTGGGCTTTTTGGAGCTTGCGGATTTTGCGCATGTTTGGCAATCGGTTGACGGTTCACCGTCGCAGGACGCGTGTTGCATTGTGATATGCGACGGGGAACCGTAGACTGACATTCCAGGCCTATCGGCCGAGAAGACGAGGAGAGCGGATGGCCGGTGCCTTGAACCACGATGCCGAACTTCCGAACCCTGACCGGCAGCGGTGGCTGGCCCTTGCGGAAAAAGCCCTGGCCGGCGGATCCTTCGAGGAAAAGCTCGTATCCCATACGGACGATGGCATCCGGATCGAGCCGCTCTATGATCGTTCGGTCACCGCAGAGCCTCAAGCGCGGGCAAACCCTGGATCGCCGTGGATCGTCAGCCAGCGTATCGACGATCCGGATGTCGGCCGCGCCAAAGCCCAGGCCCTGGAGGACGTCGCACAGGGGGCCACCGGACTGTCGCTTGTCTTCGAAGGCGCGCCGAGTGCGTTCGGCTACGGCCTGCCGAGGACTGCCGAGGCGCTGGAGACCGTGCTTGACGGCGTGCCGCTCAACCGCATCCAGGTCCGCATCGACGCGCACCCCTGGAGCCGCGCCGTGGCCGACTGGCTGGTTGCGTTCTTGAGCAAGCGCCGGTCAGACCCGGCAAAGCTCAACCTGTCCTTCGGCATCGACCCGGCGGCGATCTTCGCCGGAACTGGCCGGTTGCGGATGTCGATCGAGGCCTTGCAGGCGTCGATGCCGCAGTCCCTGGCGCACTTTTTCTCGATGGGCGTGCCCGGGGTCCTGCTGGAGGCAGACGGACGCGTCTTCCACAATGCCGGCGCCACCGAAGCGCAGGAGCTGGGCACCATGATGGCTTCGGCGGTCTCCTATCTCCGGATGTTCGAGGAGGCGCGCCAGCCGCTAGTCTATGCGGCGCCCCATATCGGCTTTGCGCTGAGCGTCGACCAGGACCAGTTCGTGTCGATAGCCAAGGTCAGGGCCCTGCGCAAGCTGTGGGCGCGGGTCCAGGAGGCATGCTCGATCTCCGCCTCGACTGCCAACGTCCATGCCGAAACGTCGTTCCGCATGATGACTTCGGCGGACCCGGAGACGAACATCCTGCGCGCCACGATCGCCACTTTTGCCGCGGCAGCCGGCGGGGCGGATTCGGTCTCCATCCTGCCGCATACGATCGCGCATGGCCTGCCGGCGGGCTTTGCCCGCCGTGTCGCCCGCAATACGCAACTGATCATGGCCAACGAAAGCCATATCGATCATGTCGCCGACCCTGTTTGCGGTTCCGGCGCCGTTGAAACGCTGACTGCCGAACTCTGCGAAGCTGCGTGGGAAGAATTCCAGCGGATCGAGGCGGAAGGCGGCGTGCTGTCCAGCCTGCAGCAAGGACACATCCAGAAACGGGTTCAGGCGGCCGCCGCCCGCCGCAATGCTGCGTATCAGGCGGGCGAGCGGGCCATCATCGGCACGACGCTTCACCCGTCGAAGAGCGAAGGCCCGGTCGAAACCTTGGCGGCGGAGCGGCGGCCCGCCTTCACGGAAGGCGTGGCGGTGTGCGAGCCGCTGTTCCCGATCCGAATCGATCAATCGATCGGAGCAGCATCATGATCCCGGATTTCAGCCAAATCGGCTGGTCGGCGCCGCGCCGGGCGCCGATCGAGATCAAGGGCCAGCGGATGACCGCGGAAGGACTGGCCATCAAGCATCTGTACAACCAGG is part of the Mesorhizobium sp. L-2-11 genome and harbors:
- a CDS encoding methylmalonyl-CoA mutase subunit beta codes for the protein MAGALNHDAELPNPDRQRWLALAEKALAGGSFEEKLVSHTDDGIRIEPLYDRSVTAEPQARANPGSPWIVSQRIDDPDVGRAKAQALEDVAQGATGLSLVFEGAPSAFGYGLPRTAEALETVLDGVPLNRIQVRIDAHPWSRAVADWLVAFLSKRRSDPAKLNLSFGIDPAAIFAGTGRLRMSIEALQASMPQSLAHFFSMGVPGVLLEADGRVFHNAGATEAQELGTMMASAVSYLRMFEEARQPLVYAAPHIGFALSVDQDQFVSIAKVRALRKLWARVQEACSISASTANVHAETSFRMMTSADPETNILRATIATFAAAAGGADSVSILPHTIAHGLPAGFARRVARNTQLIMANESHIDHVADPVCGSGAVETLTAELCEAAWEEFQRIEAEGGVLSSLQQGHIQKRVQAAAARRNAAYQAGERAIIGTTLHPSKSEGPVETLAAERRPAFTEGVAVCEPLFPIRIDQSIGAAS
- a CDS encoding ABC transporter ATP-binding protein; its protein translation is MLLTLAAPYRLALAVGLILMLCESAALLVMPWLGGRLAETFLQERAGSSTINIQVLFLGALALFAVQSVLKFSNIYLLGGTTTRILADLKIRVYDHLQALPLAFSHRRRHGDTLALLTHDVHVVSDYISGTALAALPLFFTVSGALALMFRIDSLLAMSAAIMIPLLYLLLKVFGRRMRPLARQLQEEHAIAIAIAEENLSMLPAIKTFTREQQESQRYRSQIERVVSLSAKERAIHAALGPGVQLVAAAGVVLMLWLAQGQIGHGALTVPQLVSFLLYAQVMARPMAGLADVYGRTQHARGALSRLATALAEEPEPNWHADKRMGTIDGNIEFRGVTFAYPGREPALKCLDLSIAAGETIAIIGPNGAGKSTVAHLLMRLHEPSRGSIFIDGVDIATVSLRSLRSQIGVVPQHVLLFNASVRDNIAYGRPEPTQDEVEAAARSARAHDFIMQLPQGYQTPIGDRGVRLSGGQQQRLALARALLKDPPVLILDEATAMFDPEGEREFLQGCVDVLRQRTVLLITHRPASLALADRVFKLDDGIMTSAGAG
- a CDS encoding PqqD family protein yields the protein MNLTDRVAIPAQVMARQVGNETVILDLASGTYFGLDTVGARIWILLSEGKTIGEICRTMLDEYEVEPAPLEKDVFSLLQTLESQGLVKIEEA
- a CDS encoding helicase HerA-like C-terminal domain-containing protein; this translates as MADDKSIFIGASRKPDDSYQRAENLLLQYGNRHGLVTGATGTGKTVSLQILAEGFSNAGVPVFCADIKGDLSGIAMMGTAQDFLVKRAEQVKLDPYDFQEFPVIFWDLFGEQGHPIRATVSEMGPLLLSRLMNLSEAQEGIMNIAFRIADEEGLLLLDLKDLQALLANIAERAEEIGARYGNVTKPSVGAIQRTLLVLEQQGATNFFGEPALRIADIMRTTRDGRGAISVLAADKLMMNPRLYATFLLWLMSELFEELPEVGDPDKPKLVFFFDEAHLLFDDAPKVLIDRVEQVVRLIRSKGVGVYFVTQNPLDIPETVLAQLGNRVQHALRAYTPREQKAVRTAAETFRPNPDFDCATAITQLGTGEALVSTLEAKGVPSMVQRTLVRPPSSRLGPITPDERRTLIAESPVAGQYDQTVDRESAFEMLQKKAKDALDAAAQQQESGGSRWTIPGFGNDDPTPRPTGGRRAPAPRASNRQSVAEAAIKSVVRSVGTSVGRAIVRGILGSLARGRR
- a CDS encoding nucleotidyltransferase family protein, with product MQEIDELLCASLRGENPPWPEHGNDEFVDRFLERSAYHGVQALLHHHIVDRERVDLGWPEVVLATCRQQATAQALWEMRHQYLLNQVLERLVAIGIHPILFKGTALAYEVYPAPFLRIRGDTDLIVPSGTRDRVAKALETLGFRELGTRAEVISGQTSYSWTDPVSSQEHTLDVHWRITNSTLLSNLFSYEELRSDARQLPNLSANALAADPVHALVLACMHRAVHKHALYYVDGVEYYGGDRLIWFYDIQLLFSMLSPSQRNEFVELAECKGLRATCLDGIEATRARFHTTIPEAVSGALSRPGPREAASGYLSGSRVSRIWMDFQAARGVRNRSGFLTELLFPPATHMRQKYRQANSSWLPWLYMRRAMAGFLKYLHTPNR